TGGACCCATGGTAGGTGGAATAGCAGCTCCACTTTCGCCTATAGCACCATTTATTAATCCCTTAGCTAGTGGTGAGGCCATTTGAGTACTCACGCCAATAGAACCAGCTGATTCTCCTGCTATGGTTACTTTGGAAGGGTTTCCGCCAAAGGCGTGGATGTTTTTTTGAACCCACTTTAGAGCAGCTACCTGGTCTAATGCTCCATAGTTTCCAGATGCTTTGTAAGGGGCCTCGGCACTAAGTTCTGGATGAGCTAAATAGCCAAATATATTTAATCTATAGTTACACGTTACTACCACTATACCTTCTTTGGACATATTTTCGCCATCATATCTTGGCTCTGAGGCATCGCCTGCTACATTTCCGCCACCATAAAAGTATACTAATACGGGTAAGTCTTTTGTGTTTCTGTTTGCTGGTGTCCATACATTAAGATAAAGGCAATCTTCACTTAAACCATTTGAACGTGAGTTCATATCGCCAAAAACGATAGCTTGCATTGGTCTCGGACCAAACTCTTTTGTGCTTTTAACACCGTTCCAGTTATCTAAAGGTTGAGGGGCTTTCCAGCGTAGTTCATTAAGGGGTGGTTTAGCAAAAGGAACACCGAAGTATTTTTGAATACCAGTTTTGGTGTCATAGTTTCCTTCAATTATTCCATTATCAATTTTTGTTTGTACAGCAAACCCATTTTTATTTTGTGCCACTAATAAAGTAGGTGCTAATGCGACTAGACAAAGGAGTGTCCATCTTTTTCTCATAGTAAATTATTATTGTCTCACTTTGTGACAATAATAATGGGCTTTGTCTGAAAATCCTATTATTTTGCAGAAAAACAATATTTAGCTTGGCTATACTAGACGGTGAATCTTTCTTACCAAATCTTGCTTTTGATTCTGTGGTTTTTGGTTTTTCGGGTGGGAGTTTGAAAATTCTCATCATGGAGTATCATAATACTGGGCTTTTTGCTTTACCTGGTGGTTTTGTAAAGTTTAATGAGGATTTGAACGAGGCGGTAAAGAGAGGTTTGAAAGAAAGAACTGGCTTGGAGGATATTTATTTAGAGCAGTTTTACACCTTTGGTAATTTCAAAAGAAACCAGACCAATGATATGCGGACTATTCTAAAGACCAACGAGGTTGATTTAGATAAGAATGCTTGGCTGCTAGATAGAATGGTTTCTGTAGCCTACTATGCATTGATTAATTATGAAGACGTAGTTCCCAAACCTGACTATCTTTCAGATTCTTGTGAATGGTATGATGTGGAGCAATTACCTGATTTGATTCAAGACCATAAAGACATTGTAGAAAAGGCTCTAGAAACTCTTCGGGTCAATATTGACAGGAAATTAATAGGGGTCAATCTTTTACCTCAAAAGTTTACCATGAAAGAGCTTCAAGGTGTATATGAGGCTATTTTGGGTGAGAAACTTAGACGAACAAGCTTTCAACGGAAAATACTAGGACTTAGTATTTTAGAACGCCATGAAAAGCAATTCTCAGGAGCAGCCAATAAAGCCCCATTTCTATATAGCTTTAGCACAAAAAAAGAGACTCCAAATTAATTTGAAGTCTCCTTATTTATATCAAAAAAGGTATTTGATATTATTTAGTCGCAGTACTATCTGATTTCGCTTCAGATTTTTTACCGTCTTTCTTATCAGCGTATTCTTTGTTAAGACCTTCTAAAACCTCCGTAGTGATTTCTAGGTTGTTCTTAGCATACAAAACACCACCACCCTTTGAAAATCCAATAACCATATCATAACGGTCATCTTCATTGTGTTTTTCTAAATAGGCCTGAATGTTCGTAAGAATTTCGTCAGTTTGTTTTGCTTGATCTTCAGCTAAACCACTAGCGGCATTATCTCTATAAAGTAAAATGTCTTGCTCTTTTTTCTGAAGCTGCTGCTGAGTTGTTTCACCTTGCTGCTGTGTCATTCCACCCGCTTGAATTCTACGTTGGAATAACGCTACTTCGTTTTGAAAAGATTCAGATTTCTTCTTTAACTCATTCTCTAAAGCAAATTGCTTGTTCTGGAATTCATTAACCACGTCTTTATATAAGTCGTAGTTGTTTAATAAAGTGTCTGTATTGACATACACAATTCTTCCTGAAGACTGTCCGCCTGTTCCTTCTGAAGCTCCTTGCTTACATGATGCTAAGACTGCTACCGCAAAAAGAATACTTAAAATTTGTTTCATTAATATCAATAATTAGGTTCTCAAAAATGAGGTGCAAAGATAGGTTATTTTTTATCTCTCAGCCTTTTATGCTTGATTAAAAAATTGCTAGACTTAAATGGCATCTATATTTTCTTCAAATTAAAGCCTGCAAGTCCTCCTAAACCACCCACAATGATGGCTAAAATGGTAGTCACGGCCATAATTGCAATTAAGTTAACAGAGGTGCCAAAACCAGCAGCCGAGCTTGTAAGAACTCCCATCATCTTGTTTACCAAGTTTACATCTGAGTTTAAGTAGATGTAAGTCATATAACCAATCCAAAGTGTTATTAAGGCTAAGGTGGATTGACCAAATGCTTGTTTTGAAGATTTGGCTTTCCAGCGGCATACGATGAATGCTAAAGGTGCCACTATCCACCAAGGTCCAAAGACGCTTAGAATAGCTCCGATTATTAAAATTATTAGGTATATCATTTTGATGGTTTTAATGTTTGAAGTGTCATAATTCGCTCTGAACTCTCCTGCTCATTTTTTAGGAAAACTAATTCTTTGAGTTCTCCTTTTGACCAGGGATCCACTAAGTTGTCATAGAATTTACTTCCAGGGTTTCCAGATTGACCGCCAGGGTAAAGTCCGTAAGCTTTAGGCCACTCTTTGTCTAGTTCTACCACCATTCGCCATGAAGGTCCCCATTTGTCCGTACTAGCGTTTACTATGCGTTTTCCTCCGCCATTTTCAATGTTAAAAGTACTGAATGATTCAAAAGCGGGAATAAGGTGCCTGATGCCTGTTTGCTTTACTTTATACCACTGCCATGCGTCTGAAAGTGGCCCATAAGTTTTATTCAAAGAATCAATAGCTTCCTTAAAGCTTATCATAACTATATCTTCCAATTTCTCTTTCTTATCCTTGGTGTTGATGTTGTCAAACCATTTTGAATCTGGGTTGTTAAGAATAAGGTCTAATGTTTTGTCTTCACTCGGGTGCATTAGGTTTTGGTCGGTAGGGAATTCATCGTCCCAAACTTTATCTAAAAGAATGTTTATCCACGTTTCAAAAATGCTTGCTGCTTTTTCGTGGGCATCATTCCTGTAATTCCAGTTTTTCAATAAAGCCACTTCATCAGTATTGGCAGATGCTGATTTGTCTAAAATGTCAAGTAGAGGAGGCAAAAACCATTTGGCTGCTAAGCTAAAGTTATCGTTTTGGACACTTCTCAAACTATCTGCAGTTCCCATGGTCATGGCTGCTAGTCTATTGTTGATTTGTGTGCCACGGTATGGCGGTGCAGAAATCCAATCAATGTAGTAAGGATAGTCTTTTGGACTAACGATTGATTGATTTGCGGAGCTTACATAACCTCTTTCTGGGTTTTTAACATGAGGGTTTTGATTGCTTGGAATATAACCTTGCCAATCATGGTCTGCCCTGGTACCGTCAAGTAAAAACTTACCTTGGTCATTCCATTTTAAAGGTAGTTTTCCATTAGGCGTGATAGCGATATCATTTTGGTTACTAGCGAAAACGAAGTTTTGTGCAGGTGCTACATAATAGCTCAATGCCTCTAAATAATCATCATAGTTTTTCGCTGTATTTAGGCCGAGAAAACACTTGATGTCGGTAGGTGAGGTGTCATGTGTTATCCATTTCATGGCATATCCAGCAGGTACAGACTTATTGAAGTTGTCTTTACTATCGTCAAAATATATAACCGGGCCATGATGCGTAGAAACCAAGGTGTCTGTTACCGTGTTGCCGTCTTTTACTACATAGGTTTCTATTCTTTTCGTGGTCTTTTTCCATTGATTGTCATGCCAATACTCTTCCCGAGTGTTGTCTTTGAATTTTATTTTATAAAAATCCATAACGTCTGGGCCTACGTTGGTCACTCCCCAAGCGATGTCTTTATTAAAGCCAATAGTAACGCCAGGTGAACCAGGCAAACAAGAACCGTATACGTTTACATTTGGAGAGCTTAGCTGCATTTGATACCAAATAGACGGAAATGACAATCCTAAATGTGGGTCGTTAGCAAGAATAGGTAAACCAGTTGCCGATTTTGAACCAGCTATTGCCCAGTTATTACTGCCAATTTCGGGTCTTGGGTTTTGAAGACTCATAGCTACCGTTTTATCTTCAGGAAATGAAAGTATTTCTTCAGGAGTGGTAGGAATAGGCAGGGGTTCAAATAACAAAGGACTGCCTTCTGGAATAATAGGTTCTGCCATAACAGGGTAGTCGGGGAAAAGGTCATTGACTACATCCATTCCATATTTTTGAGCCAACTGGGTCATTCTGAAATCTGTGCTTCCACCATTTAACTGGTTACGCATATTCATCATCATGAGCATTGATTTCTTAGGAGACCAAGGCTCAGGTGTATAACCTAGGATTTTGTATTCTAAGGGAAAGTCTTTTTCTGTCAAAGTGGCTAAGTAGGCATTAACTCCATCCGCGTAGGCTTCCAGCGTCTTTTTTAATTCTGGTTCTTCGTCTAGACGAGCTATTATGTTATCGGCCGCTAAGTTCATGCCGCTTCGCCTGTTGTACTGGTCATAGCCTAGGGCTCTTTCTCCCACTATTTCTGTAAGTCTGCCGGCTGCTACTTTGGTGTAAAATTCCATTTGCCAAATTCTGTCAGAGGCTATAGTATAGCCTTGAGCATAATAAAGGTCATGGTCGTTTTTTGCGAAAATATGGGGAATTCTGTTTTCATCGTATTTGATGATGACTTCTTCCTGAAGCCCACTTAAAGTTAAATTCTCAGGTTTGTTGGGGTTTGTTTCTGAGTTTTGCCAAAACCCAGTGAAAGGATTAAAGAGTTTTCCAATGGCGGGAACTGTGCCATGAGATTTGCCAAGAAGATATAACAAAGCTACAAGTAACACGGTAGGCCAAAGAGCCTTTAGTATTTTCATAAAATTTATTTAGGGTTAGTTTTGTTGATAATGCAAAGTACTAAAATACAATATATTTAGATCTCAAAAGAAGAATTAGTCGTTTATACATTACCTATGAAAAAAACATTGATTGCCTTATTATTTTTTCTACTAAGTTATACGGCTAGTGTAGCTCAGGTAGAAAGCGGAACATTTAATATACTACTTAAAACTATGCTTCATGAAACGGTACCAACCATTTCCGTATCAGATCTTTCAAAGAAGAAAGCGGATAACATAGTTTTTTTAGATGCCAGAGAAAAGGGTGAGTACAATGTAAGTCATTTGAAAAATGCGAAATGGATAGGTTTTGAAGACTTTGATTTGGCTAGAGTTAATGGTATTGACAAAAACGCTGAGGTAGTAATCTATTGCTCCATTGGAGTGAGAAGCGAAAAAGTAGGAGAGAAGTTAATGGCAGCTGGATATACCAATGTTAAAAACCTGTATGGAAGTATTTTTGAATGGGTTAATCAAGGGCATAGTGTTTATGATTTGGCTGGTAAGCCTACCCCAAAAGTACACGCCTATAATAAGAAGTGGGGTGTTTGGCTGAACGAAGGTGAAAAGGTATACGAATAAAACAAAGAAAGCCGAACTCTTCAGAGTTCGGCTTTCTTGTTAAATGTTTTTTGTGGTGCTACAGTTGGTTAACCGAAGTACTAGTAATAACCTTTTGAGGAAGGTCAATGTTTAGTGTAACTCTCCAAGTATTAGCTAATGGATTGCCAGAGGTAGTTGGAATTAAATAGGCTAAATCTAAGCCATATCGTTCTTTAAGCTTTATTCCCGCTCCCATAGTTACGTATTTTCTGCCTCCTTTTGATATAGGCTCAAAGAAGTAACCAGCTCTTATAGCTAATAAGTTTTCATAAATATATTCAGCCCCAATAGAAGTAGTGATTTCTCTCATTTCTTCGCTAAAGCCATCTGGTGCATCACCAAAAGACTTAAATACGGCCTCAAGCATACCATAATTTGGTAGGGTGCCATCTTCCTGTGGGGTTGGAACTAATAATTTATTAAAGTCTAAAAGGAAATTAAATTTGTTTTGAGCATCTGGTGTAAGCGTAAAGCATGTGCCTAGCTTAATGTTCATTGGTAAGAAATATTCCTTATCGTAACCATAGTTTACTTTACCACCAATGTTACTAAGTGTTAAACCAAATGCTATGTCTGTCTTTTTAAGTTCGTCTGTTGGTCTGTCTTTATGATAGTAAAAACTCAAATCAGCAGCAGCAGATTTTGCAGGCTTACTTGATTGATTGTTGATAGCAGCATTTCCAATAAGATTGGAATTGATATACTTTAAGTTAATTCCAGCTGAGAAATCTTGACCTAATTTCATGGCATAACCCACTGCTAAGGCAAATTCACGAGATTGGAAGCTTCCGGCATCTGCTCCTGTATTGGTTGTGAAATCTATTTGACCTTGGTTAAAGTAAGTGAAGCCACCTGTGATAGCTTTTCCTTCTCCTAGGTTTTTATAACCTGATAGGTTTAATAAACCCATATCGCCAACTAAATCTCTTAGCCAAGGGGCATAAGAAAAGTTTGCACCAGCATCTTTTTCAACATAGGCAAGCTTAGCAGTATTCCAGTAAATTGAGTTTACGTCTGGAGAGGATGCTACACCCGCGTCTCCTAATGCCGCAGCACGAGAATCTGGTGATATAGTTAGAAATGGTACTGCCGAGGAAACAACTCTATAATTATCAGGGAGAGCCTGTCCGAACAGGATGGAAGGGAAAAGACCAACTAAAACAATCGCAATGAAACGATTTTTCATATAATACTTATTTATTATTAGGCTCAAGCGAGCCCCAAATTTACCACCTTTTTACTTTTATTTCCAAAAGTACAATTTACCGCCTTTGCTGCTATTGTCTCTATTGGAAATTTGAATGGCATTTATCTTATAAAAATACTTTCCTTGAATCGGTAAATATGGTTCAAGATTCATACCAAAACTAATATTGGTTTCACAAGAATAACAATCTCTAATTTCTTGTGCCATTATTTTGCCAGAAATATCTAAAAAAGAAATTTCAAATTGTAAATCTTCGCCTGCTTTATTATGAGCTATTTGTAAGGTAACGATATCAAAAGCCGGGTTTGGATATAGCAGATTATGGGTTAGAGCAAATGTTTCTTGTTCAACTGTAAATTCTAACGCCTCTTCTTTACTGTTATTATAGACATCCGCCAATTTTAAGTAAGCGGTATAGCTACCTTCAGGTAATTTAGAAAACTGATAAACTATTTGTCCCGTTTTATAGCTCTCCGTAGCTGTATAGTATTCGTTTAGGGCTATCTCTAAAGTATCATTAAGCACAAGAATCATGTTCCCATTTTCTTGATTACTGGAAACATTAATACCGCTTTCGTCAGAAGCATTTACGGTAAATGTCTGTGTGTTGGAGTTGAAATACATTTCAAACTGTGGTGGTTCATTGTCTGAGATCGGTTCATTGGAAACAGCTCCTATCATGAAATTATTATAACCGCCAATAGCCTCTTTGGTACTGTCTGTATTTACTGCATAAAAGTATATTTGCCCTTCGGCAAGTTCTTCTGAGCTGCTTTTAGGAACTGTAAACTCTATTTGAAATTTACCATTTAAAACCTTCGCTTTCCCTTCATAAAGTTTGTTTTCTATACTCTTGTAGGTCATAGAAGGGTAGTTTTGCCCTCCGTAAGTTTTCTTTGTTACCGCTTTATCATAAAGCGTAAGATTTAAAATACCGTTAAAATTATTATCGTTTATGTTACCTTCTAGCAAAACCTTTGATTGACTTGCTAAAGCATAATTCTCAGGGTTTTCGCCATTTATTAAAGAAAGGTTTGCCTCTAAAGTTGGGTAGGCTATTGCCATGGAAGGGTCTCCTAATAGCGAGAAATTTCTATTGACTTCTCCGTCAATTGAGTTGTTTTTTGTCTCCCTAAAAACGTCGCCTAATCTAATTGGCTTAGAAACATCTTCGAATATTCGTTGATAAAAAGCCTGATTGATTTTAAAATTAGTGCTGCTGAAAACGGGTCTCGTGGTAGTAAGTAAGGCTATTGGCCCACCATTAGGGTTGAGTAATGCGGCTTCAGCTCCTGAGACCACGGCAGGGTTATCATATCTGCCAAATTCACAAGTTGCCGTGAAAAGAATGGGCATTCTGTCCTTGTTTCGCCATCTTAATATTTGGTTAAGAGTCAGTAGTTTTTCATCAGTCCAGCCATCTTCAGAGCCATGGCCATTGTAATTTATAATTAAAGAGCCCTCATTCATGGCTTTTTCAAAGGCTTCTATCGCCTTAGGAGAGCGGTCGCCCAGTTCTGTGCTTATTTGAGGGTAGGCGTCTAAATAAATTTTATTTGGTTTAATGGCGGCGTTATTTTGGATGCTCTGGTCTGAGAAAGCTTCGGCATCACGCTGATGTATATTTAAGTCGGCATCATCTGCCACAAAAGTTATTTTCCTTTTCCAGGCTCCTAAACTCTTTTTTGAAGAACTGTAATATATGAGTTTATCTACAAGAAGTTTTGCTTCAATTTTGTCTTTTACGGGTAGTCTGCCCACTGAAATGTCTAGACTATGGTCTTTGTTTGGTGTAGAACGCCAAGAGCCATTTTGCGAGTATCCTTCTGGCCATTCGCCCTCATGGTCTTCTAAAAATCCAAAATAGTCGTCAGAAGAATAACTGTAAATAGGCTCTAAAGACTCTTTACCTTCATAGGTGGGAATAAGTCGCTCCATTTTGACATAGTCAAGGTTGTTAGCCCCTTTATAATCATAATTTGTGTCGCCAAAAAGGAGAAGATATTTAAACTTCTCTGGATTTTGCATCCACAAGGTTCTGGCAAAATCTCTTATGGCTGTTGGGTCTTGTTTTCCCCCTGAAAACTCATTATAAATGGACTGTATTTCTACATAACCAACTTCTAGCCCGTCATGAT
This sequence is a window from Arcticibacterium luteifluviistationis. Protein-coding genes within it:
- a CDS encoding rhodanese-like domain-containing protein, which codes for MKKTLIALLFFLLSYTASVAQVESGTFNILLKTMLHETVPTISVSDLSKKKADNIVFLDAREKGEYNVSHLKNAKWIGFEDFDLARVNGIDKNAEVVIYCSIGVRSEKVGEKLMAAGYTNVKNLYGSIFEWVNQGHSVYDLAGKPTPKVHAYNKKWGVWLNEGEKVYE
- a CDS encoding penicillin acylase family protein, whose protein sequence is MKILKALWPTVLLVALLYLLGKSHGTVPAIGKLFNPFTGFWQNSETNPNKPENLTLSGLQEEVIIKYDENRIPHIFAKNDHDLYYAQGYTIASDRIWQMEFYTKVAAGRLTEIVGERALGYDQYNRRSGMNLAADNIIARLDEEPELKKTLEAYADGVNAYLATLTEKDFPLEYKILGYTPEPWSPKKSMLMMMNMRNQLNGGSTDFRMTQLAQKYGMDVVNDLFPDYPVMAEPIIPEGSPLLFEPLPIPTTPEEILSFPEDKTVAMSLQNPRPEIGSNNWAIAGSKSATGLPILANDPHLGLSFPSIWYQMQLSSPNVNVYGSCLPGSPGVTIGFNKDIAWGVTNVGPDVMDFYKIKFKDNTREEYWHDNQWKKTTKRIETYVVKDGNTVTDTLVSTHHGPVIYFDDSKDNFNKSVPAGYAMKWITHDTSPTDIKCFLGLNTAKNYDDYLEALSYYVAPAQNFVFASNQNDIAITPNGKLPLKWNDQGKFLLDGTRADHDWQGYIPSNQNPHVKNPERGYVSSANQSIVSPKDYPYYIDWISAPPYRGTQINNRLAAMTMGTADSLRSVQNDNFSLAAKWFLPPLLDILDKSASANTDEVALLKNWNYRNDAHEKAASIFETWINILLDKVWDDEFPTDQNLMHPSEDKTLDLILNNPDSKWFDNINTKDKKEKLEDIVMISFKEAIDSLNKTYGPLSDAWQWYKVKQTGIRHLIPAFESFSTFNIENGGGKRIVNASTDKWGPSWRMVVELDKEWPKAYGLYPGGQSGNPGSKFYDNLVDPWSKGELKELVFLKNEQESSERIMTLQTLKPSK
- a CDS encoding NUDIX hydrolase, whose amino-acid sequence is MAILDGESFLPNLAFDSVVFGFSGGSLKILIMEYHNTGLFALPGGFVKFNEDLNEAVKRGLKERTGLEDIYLEQFYTFGNFKRNQTNDMRTILKTNEVDLDKNAWLLDRMVSVAYYALINYEDVVPKPDYLSDSCEWYDVEQLPDLIQDHKDIVEKALETLRVNIDRKLIGVNLLPQKFTMKELQGVYEAILGEKLRRTSFQRKILGLSILERHEKQFSGAANKAPFLYSFSTKKETPN
- a CDS encoding OmpH family outer membrane protein, whose protein sequence is MKQILSILFAVAVLASCKQGASEGTGGQSSGRIVYVNTDTLLNNYDLYKDVVNEFQNKQFALENELKKKSESFQNEVALFQRRIQAGGMTQQQGETTQQQLQKKEQDILLYRDNAASGLAEDQAKQTDEILTNIQAYLEKHNEDDRYDMVIGFSKGGGVLYAKNNLEITTEVLEGLNKEYADKKDGKKSEAKSDSTATK
- the porV gene encoding type IX secretion system outer membrane channel protein PorV, encoding MKNRFIAIVLVGLFPSILFGQALPDNYRVVSSAVPFLTISPDSRAAALGDAGVASSPDVNSIYWNTAKLAYVEKDAGANFSYAPWLRDLVGDMGLLNLSGYKNLGEGKAITGGFTYFNQGQIDFTTNTGADAGSFQSREFALAVGYAMKLGQDFSAGINLKYINSNLIGNAAINNQSSKPAKSAAADLSFYYHKDRPTDELKKTDIAFGLTLSNIGGKVNYGYDKEYFLPMNIKLGTCFTLTPDAQNKFNFLLDFNKLLVPTPQEDGTLPNYGMLEAVFKSFGDAPDGFSEEMREITTSIGAEYIYENLLAIRAGYFFEPISKGGRKYVTMGAGIKLKERYGLDLAYLIPTTSGNPLANTWRVTLNIDLPQKVITSTSVNQL
- the porU gene encoding type IX secretion system sortase PorU, yielding MKKVYLLLILLITFIPKSWSQTSILSEGNWFKIQITKNGVYRLDKATLEGFGIATESVNPNQIQLFSSPSKLLAQENAKPRNTTLQELSIKVNDTDGKFDTKDYILFYAENPDQLFYDSLNAELKHKQHPYSNENYVFMKIGHSESKKIQNHIPKSLASESINSLTHFEFYEPEFVNILNSGREWLGEYFFSEWDFFFDVNGHIKSQPVKLTSQFVSQTFENTNLSILSEDKVLDNIPLRKINYRWNDYYKRYNRAGEIASKSISNIQDNLEYTFSLPNDIDISSGVYLDFFELTLERAIAFYPNQHQAYLINKESISFDLSHQADREFVWDVSNPFSPSMLQPVNSKFSFQRNDKLGKLSFFKTDNVFTPSKIEAVKNQNIAETETPELLIIYPKYFESEVIQLAEFRKNHDGLEVGYVEIQSIYNEFSGGKQDPTAIRDFARTLWMQNPEKFKYLLLFGDTNYDYKGANNLDYVKMERLIPTYEGKESLEPIYSYSSDDYFGFLEDHEGEWPEGYSQNGSWRSTPNKDHSLDISVGRLPVKDKIEAKLLVDKLIYYSSSKKSLGAWKRKITFVADDADLNIHQRDAEAFSDQSIQNNAAIKPNKIYLDAYPQISTELGDRSPKAIEAFEKAMNEGSLIINYNGHGSEDGWTDEKLLTLNQILRWRNKDRMPILFTATCEFGRYDNPAVVSGAEAALLNPNGGPIALLTTTRPVFSSTNFKINQAFYQRIFEDVSKPIRLGDVFRETKNNSIDGEVNRNFSLLGDPSMAIAYPTLEANLSLINGENPENYALASQSKVLLEGNINDNNFNGILNLTLYDKAVTKKTYGGQNYPSMTYKSIENKLYEGKAKVLNGKFQIEFTVPKSSSEELAEGQIYFYAVNTDSTKEAIGGYNNFMIGAVSNEPISDNEPPQFEMYFNSNTQTFTVNASDESGINVSSNQENGNMILVLNDTLEIALNEYYTATESYKTGQIVYQFSKLPEGSYTAYLKLADVYNNSKEEALEFTVEQETFALTHNLLYPNPAFDIVTLQIAHNKAGEDLQFEISFLDISGKIMAQEIRDCYSCETNISFGMNLEPYLPIQGKYFYKINAIQISNRDNSSKGGKLYFWK